From one Lycium ferocissimum isolate CSIRO_LF1 chromosome 5, AGI_CSIRO_Lferr_CH_V1, whole genome shotgun sequence genomic stretch:
- the LOC132058256 gene encoding HVA22-like protein e, whose translation MSKFWALLTHLHALAGPVVMLLYPLYASVVAIESTSKVDDEQWLAYWILYSFLTLMEMVLQPILQWIPIWYEVKLAMVAWLVLPQFRGAAFIYDKFVREKLIKKYGSSYFQDKSHSPNGKPKNKLVDFITLKKGEH comes from the exons ATGAGTAAATTCTGGGCTTTGCTTACTCACCTCCATGCTCTTGCCGG GCCAGTGGTGATGTTACTCTATCCTCT ATATGCATCAGTAGTAGCTATAGAGAGCACATCGAAGGTGGATGATGAGCAATGGCTTGCTTATTGGATTCTCTACTCTTTTCTTACTCTCATGGAAATGGTACTTCAACCCATCCTTCAATG GATACCAATTTGGTACGAGGTGAAATTGGCAATGGTGGCATGGTTGGTTCTTCCCCAATTCAGAGGAGCTGCTTTTATCTATGACAAATTTGTTAGGGAGAAGCTGATTAAGAAATACGGATCTTCATATTTCCAGGACAAGTCTCACTCTCCTAATGGCAAACCCAAAAACAAACTTGTGGATTTCATAACCCTCAAGAAG GGAGAGCATTAA
- the LOC132056232 gene encoding inositol-tetrakisphosphate 1-kinase 1-like — protein sequence MSESLVKDRFRIGYALAPRSVSSFIQDSLLNHSKEQGVDLIPIDLEKPLVEQGPFDAIFHKLYEEKWKKQLEEFSLKYPTSIIVDPLDAIEKLHNRVSMLDAVNQLKIKNLAIPQQAFVDSNESLQEKIVNQVMKFPLIAKPVTANATADAHQMFLVLNKDGLNGIKAPIIIQEFVNHGGVIFKVYVAGDHVKCVKRKSLPDITEEKLGNSDNLIPFSLISSEQSDESFAKLMEAAKMPPLSFINEVSKQLRHALNLHLFNYDMIRDSKDGNRYLIIDINYFPGYAKVPEYETMLTPCFLDIANEKRSKETGNLDKPENNKMREGETNNLDHTENNETHSNGHQLFYQID from the coding sequence ATGTCTGAATCATTAGTTAAAGATAGGTTTCGCATTGGTTACGCTCTTGCACCAAGAAGTGTAAGCAGTTTCATCCAAGATTCTCTCCTTAATCACTCCAAAGAACAAGGCGTTGATCTCATCCCTATCGATCTTGAAAAGCCATTAGTCGAGCAGGGTCCTTTCGACGCTATTTTCCACAAGCTCTATGAGGAAAAATGGAAGAAACAACTCGAAGAATTCTCTCTCAAATACCCAACTTCCATAATCGTTGACCCACTCGATGCAATCGAGAAGCTCCATAATCGAGTCTCCATGCTTGACGCAGTCAACCAActgaaaatcaagaaccttgcaATTCCCCAGCAGGCATTCGTTGACTCGAACGAATCCCTGCAGGAAAAAATCGTCAATCAGGTGATGAAATTCCCCCTGATTGCCAAGCCGGTGACCGCCAATGCTACGGCTGACGCTCACCAGATGTTTCTTGTCTTAAACAAAGACGGGTTAAACGGAATTAAAGCCCCAATCATAATACAGGAATTCGTGAACCATGGGGGAGTTATTTTCAAGGTTTATGTAGCAGGGGATCATGTTAAATGTGTGAAAAGGAAGTCATTACCTGATATAACCGAAGAAAAACTGGGCAATTCAGATAACCTGATTCCGTTTTCGCTGATTTCTAGTGAACAGAGTGATGAGAGTTTCGCGAAGCTGATGGAGGCAGCAAAGATGCCTCCATTAAGCTTCATAAACGAAGTGTCAAAGCAGCTGAGGCATGCTTTGAATTTGCATCTGTTTAACTATGACATGATAAGGGATAGTAAAGATGGAAATCGGTATCTTATTATTGATATCAATTATTTCCCTGGTTATGCTAAGGTGCCTGAATATGAAACAATGTTGACTCCTTGTTTTCTTGATATTGCAAACGAGAAGCGAAGCAAAGAGACTGGTAACTTGGACAAACCGGAGAATAATAAGATGCGTGAGGGAGAGACTAATAATTTGGACCACACTGAGAATAATGAGACCCATTCTAATGGTCACCAGTTATTCTATCAGATTGATTAA